A genomic stretch from Ovis canadensis isolate MfBH-ARS-UI-01 breed Bighorn chromosome 5, ARS-UI_OviCan_v2, whole genome shotgun sequence includes:
- the MBD3 gene encoding methyl-CpG-binding domain protein 3 isoform X2, producing MERKSPSGKKFRSKPQLARYLGGSMDLSTFDFRTGKMLMSKVNKGRQRVRYDSPSQVKGKPDLNTALPVRQTASIFKQPVTKITNHPSNKVKSDPQKAVEQPRQLFWEKKLSGLNAFDIAEELVKTMDLPKGLQGVGPGCTDETLLSAIASALHTSTTPITGQLSAAVEKNPGVWLNTAQPLCKAFMVTDEDIRKQEELVQQVRKRLEEALMADMLAHVEELARDGEAPLDRAGADEEEDEDEEEEEPDQDPEMEHV from the exons ATGGAGCGGAAGAG CCCAAGCGGGAAGAAGTTCCGAAGCAAGCCTCAGCTGGCACGGTACCTGGGCGGCTCCATGGACTTGAGCACCTTTGACTTCCGCACGGGCAAGATGCTAATGAGCAAGGTGAACAAGGGCCGGCAGCGGGTGCGCTACGACTCCCCGAGCCAGGTCAAG GGCAAGCCTGACCTGAACACAGCCCTCCCAGTCAGGCAAACAGCATCCATCTTCAAGCAGCCAGTGACCAAGATCACCAACCACCCCAGCAACAAGGTGAAGAGCGACCCCCAGAAGGCTGTGGAACAGCCCCGGCAG CTTTTCTGGGAGAAGAAGCTGAGCGGCCTGAATGCCTTTGACATCGCGGAGGAGCTGGTGAAGACCATGGACCTCCCCAAGGGTCTGCAAG GAGTGGGTCCCGGCTGCACAGACGAGACACTGCTGTCGGCCATCGCCAGTGCCCTGCACACCAGCACCACGCCCATCACTGGGCAGCTCTCGGCCGCTGTGGAGAAGAACCCTGGGGTGTGGCTCAACACGGCCCAGCCGCTCTGCAAGGCCTTTATGGTGACTGATGAGGACATCAG GAAGCAGGAAGAGCTGGTGCAGCAAGTCCGCAAGCGGCTGGAGGAGGCGCTGATGGCCGACATGCTGGCCCACGTGGAGGAGCTGGCCCGGGACGGTGAGGCACCGTTGGACAGGGCGGGCGCTGATGAGGAGGAAGatgaggacgaggaggaggaggagcccgaCCAGGACCCAGAAATGGAGCACGTCTAG
- the MBD3 gene encoding methyl-CpG-binding domain protein 3 isoform X1 — MERKRWECPALPQGWEREEVPRRSGLSAGHRDVFYYSPSGKKFRSKPQLARYLGGSMDLSTFDFRTGKMLMSKVNKGRQRVRYDSPSQVKGKPDLNTALPVRQTASIFKQPVTKITNHPSNKVKSDPQKAVEQPRQLFWEKKLSGLNAFDIAEELVKTMDLPKGLQGVGPGCTDETLLSAIASALHTSTTPITGQLSAAVEKNPGVWLNTAQPLCKAFMVTDEDIRKQEELVQQVRKRLEEALMADMLAHVEELARDGEAPLDRAGADEEEDEDEEEEEPDQDPEMEHV, encoded by the exons ATGGAGCGGAAGAGGTGGGAGTGCCCGGCGCTCCCGCAGGGCTGGGAAAGGGAAGAAGTGCCCAGAAGGTCGGGGCTGTCGGCCGGCCACAGGGATGTCTTTTACTATAG CCCAAGCGGGAAGAAGTTCCGAAGCAAGCCTCAGCTGGCACGGTACCTGGGCGGCTCCATGGACTTGAGCACCTTTGACTTCCGCACGGGCAAGATGCTAATGAGCAAGGTGAACAAGGGCCGGCAGCGGGTGCGCTACGACTCCCCGAGCCAGGTCAAG GGCAAGCCTGACCTGAACACAGCCCTCCCAGTCAGGCAAACAGCATCCATCTTCAAGCAGCCAGTGACCAAGATCACCAACCACCCCAGCAACAAGGTGAAGAGCGACCCCCAGAAGGCTGTGGAACAGCCCCGGCAG CTTTTCTGGGAGAAGAAGCTGAGCGGCCTGAATGCCTTTGACATCGCGGAGGAGCTGGTGAAGACCATGGACCTCCCCAAGGGTCTGCAAG GAGTGGGTCCCGGCTGCACAGACGAGACACTGCTGTCGGCCATCGCCAGTGCCCTGCACACCAGCACCACGCCCATCACTGGGCAGCTCTCGGCCGCTGTGGAGAAGAACCCTGGGGTGTGGCTCAACACGGCCCAGCCGCTCTGCAAGGCCTTTATGGTGACTGATGAGGACATCAG GAAGCAGGAAGAGCTGGTGCAGCAAGTCCGCAAGCGGCTGGAGGAGGCGCTGATGGCCGACATGCTGGCCCACGTGGAGGAGCTGGCCCGGGACGGTGAGGCACCGTTGGACAGGGCGGGCGCTGATGAGGAGGAAGatgaggacgaggaggaggaggagcccgaCCAGGACCCAGAAATGGAGCACGTCTAG
- the MEX3D gene encoding RNA-binding protein MEX3D: MPSSTGQPDGGGGARGGEPGAPVCGDPSPGPPPPPPPPPEGADEAAPAPRPPPEPDDAAAALRLALDQLSGLGLGGAGDQDEEGATAGGGDGARAATGGADGGAAAEPAPPDGPETGAPGVAVAPGPLPLLEPDVSPPPPPRPSPPDVFAGFAPHPAALGPPTLLAEQMSVIGSRKKSVNMTECVPVPSSEHVAEIVGRQGCKIKALRAKTNTYIKTPVRGEEPVFIVTGRKEDVEMAKREILSAAEHFSVIRATRSKAGGLPGTAQGPPNLPGQTTIQVRVPYRVVGLVVGPKGATIKRIQQRTHTYIVTPGRDKEPVFAVTGMPENVDRAREEIEAHITLRTGAFTDASPDSDFHSNGTDVCLDLLGAAAGLWAKAPNPGRRPPAPTASLRGDTALGAPGGPESFYAGSRGGPPVPVPVPDAGPASPYSASGNGGFTFGGDGPGAPTGPPAPEDCDFGFDFLALDLTVPTAATIWAPFERATPLPAFGGCSAVNGAPAPPAPGARRSSGTGTPRHSPTLPEPGGLGLELPLARRPTPDPVGALPWRPPQGSLTSFSSSASFSAATSLPSSSSASSCSALDSSAPESGRKPPAAPAPAAPARECVVCAEGEVMAALVPCGHNLFCMDCAVRICGKSEPECPACRTPATQAIHIFS, encoded by the exons ATGCCTAGCTCCACCGGACAGCCCgacggcggcgggggcgcgcgcGGCGGCGAACCCGGGGCGCCGGTCTGCGGGGACCCCAGCCCGGgtcccccgccgccgccgccgcccccgcccgagGGCGCCGATGAGGCAGCGCCCGCGCCCCGGCCGCCGCCCGAGCCCGACGACGCGGCCGCCGCGCTGCGCCTGGCCTTGGACCAGCTctcggggctggggctggggggcgcGGGCGACCAGGACGAGGAGGGGGCGACCGCGGGCGGCGGAGACGGAGCGCGTGCAGCGACTGGGGGCGCAGACGGCGGGGCCGCGGCGGAGCCGGCGCCCCCCGACGGGCCTGAGACGGGGGCGCCCGGGGTGGCCGTGGCCCCCGGCCCGCTGCCGCTGCTGGAGCCGGACGTGAGTCCCCCGCCGCCGCCTCGGCCGTCGCCGCCCGACGTGTTCGCAGGCTTCGCGCCCCACCCCGCGGCGCTGGGCCCCCCGACGCTGCTGGCCGAGCAGATGAGCGTGATCGGCAGCCGCAAGAAGAGCGTGAACATGACCGAGTGCGTGCCCGTGCCCAGCTCCGAGCACGTCGCCGAGATCGTGGGTCGCCAGG GGTGCAAGATCAAGGCTCTGAGAGCCAAGACGAATACGTATATCAAGACTCCAGTGCGAGGGGAGGAGCCAGTCTTTATCGTGACCGGCCGCAAGGAGGACGTGGAGATGGCCAAGCGTGAGATCCTGTCGGCTGCCGAGCACTTCTCTGTGATCCGGGCCACGCGGAGCAAGGCGGGCGGGCTGCCGGGTACGGCACAGGGCCCACCCAACCTGCCTGGACAGACCACGATCCAGGTGCGCGTGCCCTACCGCGTGGTGGGGCTGGTGGTGGGGCCCAAGGGCGCCACCATCAAGCGCATCCAGCAACGGACGCATACATACATCGTGACGCCTGGGCGTGACAAGGAGCCGGTGTTTGCCGTGACGGGCATGCCTGAGAACGTGGACCGGGCACGCGAGGAGATCGAGGCCCATATCACACTGCGCACGGGGGCCTTCACCGATGCCAGCCCCGACAGCGACTTCCACTCCAACGGCACAGATGTCTGCTTGGACCTGCTCGGGGCGGCCGCAGGCCTCTGGGCCAAAGCCCCCAACCCGGGCCGCCGGCCCCCAGCACCCACAGCCAGCCTTCGTGGGGACACTGCGCTGGGCGCCCCGGGAGGCCCCGAGTCCTTCTATGCGGGCAGCCGCGGGGGGCCGCCGGTGCCTGTGCCGGTGCCGGACGCCGGCCCCGCCAGCCCCTACAGCGCTTCTGGCAACGGGGGCTTCACCTTCGGTGGGGACGGTCCTGGGGCCCCCACGGGGCCACCCGCCCCCGAGGACTGCGACTTTGGCTTCGACTTCCTGGCGCTGGACCTGACCGTGCCCACCGCGGCCACCATCTGGGCGCCTTTCGAGCGGGCCACCCCGCTGCCAGCCTTTGGTGGCTGCTCAGCGGTCAATGGGGCCCCCGCGCCGCCAGCCCCGGGTGCCCGACGCAGCAGCGGGACCGGCACACCACGCCACTCACCCACGCTGCCCGAGCCCGGTGGCCTGGGCCTGGAGCTCCCACTGGCCCGCCGGCCTACACCGGACCCAGTAGGTGCCCTGCCCTGGCGGCCCCCACAGGGCTCCCTGACGTCCTTCTCAAGCAGTGCCAGCTTCTCTGCAGCCACCTCGCTGCCCAGCAGCTCCTCGGCCTCCTCGTGCTCGGCGCTGGACTCCAGTGCCCCCGAGAGTGGCCGTAAGCCCCCAGCGGCCCCGGCGCCTGCGGCCCCGGCGCGGGAGTGCGTGGTATGTGCCGAGGGCGAGGTGATGGCCGCTCTGGTACCCTGCGGCCACAACCTCTTCTGCATGGACTGCGCCGTCCGCATCTGCGGCAAGAGCGAGCCAGAGTGCCCAGCCTGCCGCACGCCCGCCACCCAGGCCATCCATATCTTTTCCTAG